DNA sequence from the Pseudoliparis swirei isolate HS2019 ecotype Mariana Trench chromosome 6, NWPU_hadal_v1, whole genome shotgun sequence genome:
AAACATGAATGTTTTTGGTTGATAGTGATAAACGTCATCGGCCTCTTGTGGCCAAAAAGAGTATTACAACCACCGACACGCCCACAAACAGACATTCACCagaaaaaatagataaataaaaaggaatttTTGAAAGATAATCTtggcaaaacctttttttaaagccctttTTCTGGGGGATCAAAGAAAGTCGCCGCGTCACATGACGTCCGATATCGAGGCGAAACCATCAGGATGAATAAAGATCCTTTTTAAAAAGCCCAGCCTAAATTaatcatcatttaaaaaaaatattcagatTGTTCTCATATCAACCGCTTAGTTCTCTCAGCGTCTCTGGGCGGCGTCTCGGATGagggccgtcgccatgttggtttTATACACGCAGAGgtagacctgtcaatcacctcgtagccccgcccctaaagcatcctcTGCTTCGTGGTTCCCGATGGACGACACAATGGAGACGCAAAGTCCGTTTCTCCAACGTGGCCGTTGCCTCGCCGCGTAGCTCGCTGGCTAACTAGCTTAGCTCGCTGGATAACTAGCTTAGCTCGCTAACTAGcttagctcgccggctaactaGCTTAGCATCGTAAAGAGCGAGAGGCGACGGCGCTTTGGGGTGCGTCGTGTTCCAGATGCTGACTGCAGAACAcgacgccccctggtggtccgcCGGGAGAGGGCGGGACCACTTCTTTATTTACAGAGCGGCTTGACTAAAACAAGACGTTTAAAGACTAAATTAATCAAATATTGATGTATTTCTTAATAACTATTTGATTGGTAagtccttccctcctccctggggACCGGTCCTCGAAGCCAGAACCAGGCGGACTGAGGCAAATATCCAAACTCATCAAGTCGTAATATTCCACATGGCACAATATCGATCCGTCCATGAGGAGGACTCGAGTCGGGAGGATTCCCTCAGAGGAGGCGCGAGGAGAGACTCACTGGttctgcttctcttcctctctccaggatgattgacagctgctcctcctgaAACCCCCAGGATGCCTGTGGTgccagtgggcggggcatccTCCTCCCACCACGTGGTCCCCGTCGCCCTCACCTGGCCGCTGCTGCTCTTCCACGCCGCCGTCGCCGTCGGTCAGAAACCCGCCAagctgcctctgattggccggaAGCCCTTCGTCGCCGCCTGGAACGCCCCTCTGGACATGTGCGCCATCAAGTACAACGTGACCACCAACGCCCACCGCCTCTTCCACATCCACGGCAGCCCCCGCGCCGGCTGGACGGGTCAGAACGTCACCATCTTCTACGCCAACCGGCTGGGCTACTACCCCCACTACACGCCGCAGGGCGCGGCCGTGCACGGCGGCGTGCCGCAGAACGGCAGCCTGGAGCGCCACCTGGTCAAGGCCCGCCGGGACATCGACCACTTCATCCCCTCGCGGGACTTCCGCGGCCTGGCCGTGATCGACTGGGAGTTCTGGCGGCCTCAGTGGAGCCGCAACTGGCACAAGAAGGACATCTACCGCCGCGAGTCCCGGGAGCTGACCGCCGGCGCCTACGTCAACGTGACGGCGGcccaggtggaggagctggCGCGCCGGCGGTTCGAGAAGAGCGCCGAGGCGTTCATGCAGAGGACGATCCAGCTGGGGACGCGCCTCCGCCCCGACGGGCTCTGGGGGTTCTACCTCTACCCCGACTGCCACAACTACAACCTGCACGAGGGGAACTACACGGGCgcctgccccctgctggagaggCTGAGGAACGACGAGCTGCGCTGGCTGTGGAACAGCAGCACGGCGCTCTTCCCCTCCGTGGCGCTCCGGAAGAGCCACGCCGGCAGCGTCGGCAACCTGCGCTTCTCCCAGCACCGGATCCGGGAGTCGCTGCGCATCGCCGCGCTGACCTCCCGGGAGCACGACCTCCCCACCTACGTGTACCTGAGGCTGGGCTACCGGGAGGAGGCCCTGGCCTTCCTCACCACGGTGAGAGCCGCCGTTGTCACGGCGATGCGCTCGCTCTTCCGCTCGGCGTCGAGCTCTTTGTGCTCACGCTCCGGCGGCCCGTTTCCAGAGTTACGAGTTTCAGTTCACAGCCACGCAAACAGAGAAATAAGCCACGTTATCAGAATTCGTGATGGAGGAAGTCTGAAGACCCAAAGGGCCCAACGGGACGCGTGAGAGGGGCGGAGCGATCCTTCCGCTCCCCGCGTCGAGTCAACGCCAACGTACGCATCGCGGAACTTCGTAGACGACGATCTTTTCCCGAACCCGACGAAGTATTTTCTTACCCTAAGTAAACGAGCAACGAGCTGGAACGCCACGCGTCTCCGGACTCTTCAGGGAACCGTCGCACCGCGACTGCAGCACGAGTTCTTCAACGTGTTGGCGTGTCCTCCACGGCCCTCGTGCAGGTCAAAAGTCACCGTGAGGCGAAATACCAAAGCTTCTTGATTTAAGGATGTATCCTTCAACATGCTCGACTAACTTTACTGTTAACTACAAACAACAATCTCTAGTATCATCAACTCTTCTTCTAGTAACACGACTAACTGGTGCCGCTAGCACTCGCAACTTAGAATAAAGTACAAGTACGACATTGGAGAAGAAATTCTCATCACGCAGAATTAAAGAGAAGACATTTCTAGAAACGTAAATATGTGACTTAAAGATGGTTTTTTACTGGCTGAAGGtcagattttatttttccatcgCTGCCATCTGGTGGACATCCAACGAATAGCAGCTCAAGAGTCAC
Encoded proteins:
- the LOC130195395 gene encoding hyaluronidase-4; amino-acid sequence: MPVVPVGGASSSHHVVPVALTWPLLLFHAAVAVGQKPAKLPLIGRKPFVAAWNAPLDMCAIKYNVTTNAHRLFHIHGSPRAGWTGQNVTIFYANRLGYYPHYTPQGAAVHGGVPQNGSLERHLVKARRDIDHFIPSRDFRGLAVIDWEFWRPQWSRNWHKKDIYRRESRELTAGAYVNVTAAQVEELARRRFEKSAEAFMQRTIQLGTRLRPDGLWGFYLYPDCHNYNLHEGNYTGACPLLERLRNDELRWLWNSSTALFPSVALRKSHAGSVGNLRFSQHRIRESLRIAALTSREHDLPTYVYLRLGYREEALAFLTTKDLIHTIGESAALGAAGFVIWGDLNLTTSRFNCTKVKTFLSRRLGQYVTNVTRAAEVCSDFLCRSNGRCVRRDALARHYLHLSAAGYRIRPSGDGGFAVSGRHSRRELRLLAERFRCHCYEGHEGERCDGANEVREEGGGGAGQEEKEEERRRKAWEEERGERWEAGESEAAPTGRGGVLMLLGLLLNLTVVT